One window from the genome of Haladaptatus paucihalophilus DX253 encodes:
- a CDS encoding DNA-directed RNA polymerase subunit A', with protein sequence MSTNQTPKEIGSVSFGLMDPEEYREMSATKIITADTYDDDGFPIDMGLMDPRLGVIDPGLECKTCGQHSGSCNGHFGHIELAAPVIHVGFTKLIRRLLRGTCRDCSRLLLTEEEKEKYRGMLTRTKELGNDITDVTKAAIREARKKDRCPHCGEVQYDINHEKPTTYYEVQQVLTSEYSERIASRMQGRNEEGDEDEDLEPVSPQELADKTDIDLSRINQIISGEFRPREADRKAIEKALSIDLTTEDMNKLMPSDIRDWFEDIPDQDIEALGIDSSRSRPEWMILTVLPVPPVTARPSITLDNGQRSEDDLTHKLVDIIRINQRFMENREAGAPQLIIEDLWELLQYHVTTFMDNEISGTPPARHRSGRPLKTLSQRLKGKEGRFRGSLSGKRVNFSARTVISPDPTLSLNEVGVPRRVAREMTQTMNVTPRSIEEARRYVRNGPEGHPGANYVKRPDGRRLKVTEKNCEELAEKVEPGWEVNRHLIDGDIVIFNRQPSLHRMSIMAHEVVVMPYKTFRLNTVVCPPYNADFDGDEMNMHALQNEEARAEARVLMRVQEQIISPRFGENIIGAIQDHISGTYLLTHHNPHFNETQALDLLRATRIDELPEEDGTEEDGTPYWTGQTLFSELLPNGIELEFTSSTGDTVVIENGQLIEGTIDEDAVGAFGGEIVDTICKEYGETRARHFINEVATLAMRAIMHFGFSIGIDDETIPVGAQEQIDEAIDNAYERVQDLIQTYENGDLESLPGRTVDETLEMKIMQTLGKARDSAGDIAEDHFASDNPAVIMADSGARGSLLNLTQMAGCVGQQAVRGERINRGYEDRTLSHYQADDLSADAHGFVEHSYTGGLTPLEFFFHAMGGREGLVDTAVRTSKSGYLQRRLINALSELETQYDGTVRDSSDTIVQFEFGEDGTSPTQVSSDEENPIDVAGIADQILEEEFDSEDRKLEFLGERQPPTNLSEHADTRQVESDD encoded by the coding sequence ATGTCAACGAATCAAACTCCCAAGGAGATCGGTTCCGTCAGCTTCGGCCTGATGGACCCGGAGGAGTACCGAGAAATGTCGGCGACGAAAATCATCACCGCCGACACCTACGACGACGACGGATTCCCCATCGACATGGGGCTAATGGACCCGCGATTGGGCGTCATCGACCCCGGTCTGGAGTGTAAGACGTGCGGGCAACACTCAGGCTCGTGTAACGGCCACTTCGGTCACATCGAACTGGCTGCCCCCGTCATCCACGTCGGATTCACGAAACTCATCCGTCGTCTCCTTCGCGGTACCTGCCGCGACTGTTCCCGACTCCTCCTGACCGAGGAGGAAAAGGAGAAGTACCGCGGCATGCTCACGCGGACGAAGGAACTCGGCAACGACATCACTGATGTGACGAAGGCGGCGATTCGAGAGGCGCGGAAGAAGGACCGGTGTCCGCACTGTGGTGAGGTTCAGTACGACATCAACCACGAAAAGCCGACGACCTACTACGAGGTCCAGCAGGTGCTCACGAGCGAATACTCGGAGCGCATCGCGTCCCGGATGCAGGGTCGAAACGAGGAGGGCGACGAGGACGAAGACCTCGAACCCGTCTCGCCACAGGAGTTGGCGGACAAGACGGACATCGACCTCTCGCGCATCAACCAGATAATCTCCGGCGAATTCCGTCCGCGCGAGGCGGACCGGAAGGCCATCGAGAAGGCGCTTTCCATCGACCTGACGACCGAGGACATGAACAAGCTGATGCCCTCGGACATCCGCGACTGGTTCGAAGACATCCCGGACCAGGACATCGAAGCGCTCGGTATCGATTCGAGTCGCTCGCGCCCCGAGTGGATGATTCTGACCGTCCTGCCGGTGCCGCCGGTGACGGCTCGTCCGTCTATCACGCTGGACAACGGCCAGCGCTCCGAGGACGACCTGACCCACAAGCTGGTGGACATCATCCGCATCAACCAGCGGTTCATGGAGAACCGTGAGGCCGGTGCGCCACAGCTCATCATCGAGGACCTGTGGGAACTGCTCCAGTACCACGTCACGACGTTCATGGACAACGAGATTTCGGGCACGCCGCCCGCCCGTCACCGCTCCGGGCGTCCGCTGAAGACGCTCTCCCAGCGGTTGAAGGGGAAGGAAGGTCGCTTCCGTGGCTCGCTGTCCGGGAAACGCGTGAACTTCTCGGCACGGACCGTCATCTCGCCGGACCCGACGCTCTCGCTGAACGAGGTCGGCGTCCCGCGACGGGTCGCCCGCGAGATGACCCAGACGATGAACGTCACGCCGCGAAGCATCGAGGAGGCCCGACGCTACGTTCGAAACGGACCGGAGGGTCACCCCGGCGCGAACTACGTCAAGCGGCCGGACGGACGACGATTGAAGGTCACCGAGAAGAACTGCGAGGAACTCGCGGAGAAGGTCGAACCGGGATGGGAGGTCAACCGACACCTCATCGACGGCGACATCGTTATCTTCAACCGACAGCCGTCGTTGCACCGGATGTCCATCATGGCCCACGAAGTGGTCGTGATGCCGTACAAGACGTTCCGGCTGAACACCGTCGTTTGTCCGCCGTACAACGCCGACTTCGACGGGGACGAGATGAACATGCACGCGCTCCAGAACGAGGAAGCACGCGCGGAGGCGCGCGTGCTCATGCGCGTGCAGGAACAAATCATCTCCCCGCGCTTCGGTGAGAACATCATCGGCGCGATTCAGGACCACATCTCGGGAACGTATCTCCTCACCCACCACAATCCGCACTTCAACGAGACGCAGGCGCTCGACCTGCTCCGTGCGACGCGGATCGACGAACTGCCGGAAGAGGACGGGACGGAGGAGGACGGAACCCCGTACTGGACGGGACAGACGCTGTTCTCGGAACTCCTGCCGAACGGCATCGAACTCGAGTTCACGAGCTCGACGGGCGACACCGTGGTCATCGAAAACGGTCAGCTCATCGAAGGGACGATAGACGAGGACGCGGTCGGCGCGTTCGGCGGGGAGATCGTCGATACCATCTGTAAGGAGTACGGCGAAACCCGTGCCCGTCACTTCATCAACGAAGTCGCGACGCTGGCGATGCGTGCCATCATGCACTTCGGGTTCTCCATCGGTATCGACGACGAGACGATTCCGGTGGGCGCACAGGAGCAGATCGACGAAGCCATCGACAACGCCTACGAACGCGTTCAGGACCTCATCCAAACGTACGAGAACGGCGATCTGGAATCGCTTCCGGGTCGAACCGTCGACGAGACGTTGGAGATGAAGATCATGCAGACGCTCGGCAAGGCGCGTGACTCCGCCGGTGACATCGCGGAGGACCACTTCGCCAGCGACAACCCGGCGGTCATCATGGCCGACTCCGGTGCGCGTGGGTCGCTGCTCAACCTGACCCAGATGGCCGGCTGTGTCGGCCAGCAGGCAGTTCGGGGCGAGCGCATCAACCGCGGATACGAGGACCGAACGCTCTCGCACTATCAGGCCGACGACCTGTCTGCCGACGCCCACGGCTTCGTGGAACACTCCTACACCGGCGGTCTGACGCCGCTCGAGTTCTTCTTCCACGCGATGGGTGGTCGTGAGGGGCTGGTGGACACGGCAGTTCGGACGTCCAAGTCCGGCTACCTCCAGCGCCGCCTCATCAACGCCTTGTCCGAACTCGAAACCCAGTACGACGGAACGGTGCGCGACAGCAGCGACACCATCGTCCAATTCGAATTCGGCGAGGACGGTACCTCGCCGACGCAGGTCTCCTCGGACGAGGAGAACCCGATAGACGTCGCAGGAATCGCGGACCAGATTCTCGAAGAGGAGTTCGACAGCGAGGACCGCAAACTCGAATTCCTCGGCGAACGGCAGCCGCCGACGAATCTGTCCGAACACGCAGACACACGGCAGGTGGAATCAGATGACTAA
- the rpoA2 gene encoding DNA-directed RNA polymerase subunit A'' — MTKITDDIEAIVEDTELPRRLKDEVYETIESRDGISLEQVTDIAKAVEHRYLDTRVDPLDPVGTVSAQSIGEPGTQMTMNTFHYAGVAEMDVTQGLPRLIELVDARKTPDTPIMTVYLEDEYAENREKAHEVVWNIEATKILALGDISTNVADMIVSINLNEDTLEERMITIDEVASIIEDSLGVQTTQQGSVIEFGPDQPSYRKLLQLVEELREIVFKGIEEISRVVIRRESLDDGEEFVLYTEGSAFSDTLEIEGVDASRTTCNNIHEIYRTLGVEAARESIIEETMDTLEEQGLGDVNVRHLMLVADIMTNRGTIESIGRHGISGSKESVLARAAFEVTVNHLLDAAIHGEVDDLNGVIENVIVGKPIKLGTGDVNLRMGSVSRGAEPSD, encoded by the coding sequence ATGACTAAGATAACTGACGACATCGAAGCGATCGTCGAGGATACGGAACTTCCCCGACGACTCAAGGACGAAGTGTACGAGACCATCGAATCGCGCGATGGTATCTCGCTCGAACAGGTGACGGACATCGCCAAAGCGGTCGAACACCGCTACCTCGACACGCGGGTCGACCCGCTCGACCCCGTGGGAACGGTGAGCGCACAGTCGATCGGCGAACCGGGAACGCAGATGACGATGAACACGTTCCACTACGCGGGCGTGGCGGAGATGGACGTGACGCAGGGGCTTCCGCGCCTCATCGAACTCGTGGACGCACGGAAGACGCCCGACACGCCCATCATGACCGTCTATCTGGAAGACGAGTACGCGGAAAACCGCGAGAAGGCACACGAAGTCGTCTGGAACATCGAGGCGACGAAAATCCTCGCGCTCGGTGACATCTCGACGAACGTCGCCGACATGATCGTGTCCATCAACCTGAACGAGGACACGCTCGAAGAGCGGATGATAACCATCGACGAGGTTGCATCCATCATCGAGGACAGTCTGGGCGTCCAGACGACACAACAGGGGTCGGTCATCGAGTTCGGTCCCGACCAGCCGAGTTACCGCAAACTCCTGCAGTTGGTCGAGGAACTCCGCGAAATCGTCTTCAAGGGTATCGAGGAGATCTCCCGCGTCGTCATTCGCCGCGAATCGCTCGACGACGGCGAGGAGTTCGTCCTCTACACCGAGGGGTCGGCGTTCAGCGACACGCTCGAAATCGAGGGCGTCGATGCCTCCCGGACGACGTGTAACAACATCCACGAGATTTACCGAACGCTCGGCGTCGAGGCGGCCCGCGAATCCATCATCGAGGAGACGATGGACACGCTGGAAGAACAGGGTCTCGGCGACGTGAACGTTCGGCACCTGATGCTCGTGGCCGACATCATGACCAACCGTGGTACTATCGAATCCATCGGCCGACACGGTATCTCCGGCAGCAAGGAGTCCGTCCTCGCACGTGCGGCGTTCGAGGTGACGGTGAACCACCTGCTCGATGCCGCCATTCACGGCGAAGTCGATGACCTGAACGGCGTTATCGAGAACGTCATCGTCGGTAAACCGATCAAACTCGGAACGGGCGACGTGAACCTCCGGATGGGTTCGGTTAGTCGCGGTGCGGAACCGTCCGACTGA
- a CDS encoding NusA-like transcription termination signal-binding factor — protein sequence MTVTLTDTARQYIALFEDETGATARDCVVLGDDDKRVIFVVKPGEMGQAIGPGGKHVRSVEEQLGADVELVEDADEPDRFVVNALAPAEVRHVTISENDDTVAYAEVAQQDTGVAIGTDGRNIEAAKLLVSRHFDVDDIQLT from the coding sequence ATGACGGTAACGCTCACCGACACGGCGCGACAGTACATCGCCCTCTTCGAGGACGAGACGGGTGCGACCGCCCGTGATTGTGTCGTCCTCGGTGACGACGACAAGCGTGTCATCTTCGTCGTCAAACCCGGCGAGATGGGACAGGCCATCGGACCGGGCGGAAAACACGTTCGGAGCGTTGAGGAGCAACTCGGTGCGGACGTGGAACTCGTCGAAGACGCGGACGAACCTGATCGATTCGTGGTCAACGCGTTGGCACCGGCGGAGGTCCGTCACGTCACCATCAGCGAAAACGACGATACCGTCGCCTACGCCGAGGTGGCACAGCAGGACACCGGCGTCGCCATCGGGACGGACGGGCGCAACATCGAAGCCGCGAAACTGCTGGTGTCGCGCCACTTCGACGTGGACGACATCCAGTTGACCTAA
- a CDS encoding 30S ribosomal protein S12 encodes MANGKYAARKLKKDRQKHRWSDSDYARRERGLGEKSDPLEGAPQGRGIVLEKVGIEAKQPNSAIRKCVRVQLIKNGKQVSAFCPGDGAISFIDEHDEVTIAGIGGAKGRAMGDISGVNYKVEKVNGVSLKELVRGNAEKPVR; translated from the coding sequence ATGGCGAACGGCAAGTACGCAGCTCGTAAGCTGAAGAAGGACCGCCAGAAGCATCGGTGGTCTGACTCCGATTACGCCCGACGCGAGCGCGGTCTCGGGGAGAAATCCGACCCCCTCGAAGGCGCGCCGCAGGGCCGAGGTATCGTGCTGGAGAAAGTGGGCATTGAGGCGAAACAGCCCAACTCCGCAATCCGAAAGTGTGTCCGTGTTCAGCTCATCAAGAACGGAAAGCAAGTCTCCGCGTTCTGTCCCGGTGACGGTGCGATTTCGTTCATCGACGAGCACGACGAGGTTACCATCGCCGGTATCGGTGGTGCGAAGGGTCGTGCGATGGGTGACATCTCGGGTGTCAACTACAAGGTCGAGAAGGTCAACGGCGTGAGCCTGAAAGAACTGGTTCGCGGAAACGCGGAGAAACCGGTCCGATAA
- a CDS encoding 30S ribosomal protein S7, with protein MSADEEQPEPEQEVGTEGEEMAAKLFGTWDVSEIEFNDPSTERYINITPVAHTMGRHASKQFQKSEISIVERLINRLMQTEENTGKKQQTMKIVRSAFDIVHERTEENPVQVLVRAVENAAPREETVRLKYGGISVPKAVDVAPQRRVDQSLKFIAEGAHGASFKTSTDAEEALASQLIGAADYDVQTYAVNQKEEKERVAAAAR; from the coding sequence ATGAGTGCAGACGAAGAACAACCAGAGCCGGAACAGGAAGTCGGCACCGAAGGCGAGGAGATGGCCGCGAAGCTGTTCGGAACGTGGGACGTCTCGGAGATCGAGTTCAACGACCCGAGCACCGAGCGCTACATCAACATCACGCCCGTCGCTCACACGATGGGCCGCCACGCCTCCAAGCAGTTCCAGAAGAGCGAAATCAGCATCGTCGAGCGCCTCATCAACCGTCTCATGCAGACGGAAGAGAACACGGGCAAGAAACAGCAGACGATGAAGATCGTCCGCAGCGCGTTCGACATCGTTCACGAGCGCACCGAGGAGAACCCGGTTCAGGTTCTCGTCCGCGCGGTCGAGAACGCCGCCCCGCGTGAAGAGACGGTTCGCCTGAAATACGGTGGTATCTCCGTCCCCAAGGCAGTCGACGTCGCGCCCCAGCGCCGCGTCGACCAGTCCCTGAAGTTCATCGCGGAGGGTGCCCACGGCGCGTCGTTCAAGACCTCGACCGACGCTGAAGAGGCGCTTGCCTCCCAGCTCATCGGTGCCGCGGACTACGACGTCCAGACCTACGCTGTCAACCAGAAAGAAGAGAAAGAGCGCGTCGCCGCCGCGGCCCGTTAA